The Myxocyprinus asiaticus isolate MX2 ecotype Aquarium Trade chromosome 39, UBuf_Myxa_2, whole genome shotgun sequence genome window below encodes:
- the LOC127429710 gene encoding olfactory receptor 52E8-like, translating to MSAINASFPKDISIVHPEYFFISGLSGIPYSNYFYIFLFFIYFVAVIGNSVVLSIIALDRSLHSPKYIGVFNLALADFGETNALIPNMMRTFLFESQYISYSSCLVNMFFVFFFSSTQCLTLVVLAYDRFIAICLPLRYHTIVNNTFISLVFSAIWAFDAFLIMLTVCLINQLSFCKSIVIASYFCDHGPVYRLACNDNSINDTLAKVNIALYLVAPLIIIVLSYLAIFHALSKITTWEGRLKALKTCVSHLMLVGSHYLPKICIFITATTTYLSPNARIISTSLAYVVPPMLNPIIYVLNTAEIRDLIKKVFKKRSSLIESISK from the coding sequence ATGAGTGCCATAAATGCCAGTTTTCCCAAAGATATCTCCATTGTGCATCCTGAATACTTTTTCATCTCTGGACTTTCAGGTATACCATACAGCAATTATTTCTATATTTtcctgtttttcatttattttgttgctgTAATTGGGAACTCTGTAGTCCTTTCAATTATAGCTCTTGACCGGAGTCTGCACAGTCCAAAGTACATTGGTGTGTTTAACTTGGCCTTGGCAGATTTTGGTGAAACTAATGCGCTGATCCCTAACATGATGAGAACATTTCTTTTTGAGTCACAGTACATCTCCTACAGTAGTTGTTTGgtaaacatgttttttgtgttcttCTTTAGTAGTACTCAGTGTCTCACTCTTGTTGTCCTGGCATATGATCGCTTTATTGCAATTTGCTTGCCACTAAGATACCATACAATtgtaaacaatacttttatatcTTTAGTTTTTTCAGCAATATGGGCATTTGACGCATTTCTGATAATGTTGACGGTGTGCTTAATTAACCAACTTTCATTCTGTAAATCCATAGTGATTGCGAGCTATTTTTGTGACCATGGACCTGTATATAGATTGGCATGTAATGACAATAGCATTAATGATACTTTGGCAAAAGTTAACATTGCTTTATACCTTGTTGCACCACTGATCATTATAGTCCTATCATATCTTGCCATTTTTCATGCATTAAGTAAAATTACAACTTGGGAAGGACGTTTGAAGGCACTGAAGACATGTGTTTCACACCTTATGTTGGTAGGATCACATTATCTTCCCAAAATATGCATTTTCATTACTGCGACAACTACTTATCTTTCCCCCAATGCAAGAATCATCAGCACATCTTTGGCATATGTTGTTCCACCAATGCTAAATCCTATCATTTATGTTTTAAACACAGCTGAAATCAGAGACTTaattaaaaaagtgtttaaaaaaagatctTCACTAATTGAGAGTATTTCAAAATGa